The nucleotide window CCGATGGAGATGGAGCTGCGGGAAAGAGCTGACAAAAATTGCTAGGCAGTGGCTGCCAGAAAGAGACGTGCGAGGTAGAAGGAGATGTGCAAGGCAGTAAGAGAAGGGAACCGTGCGATAGAAAGGgcgggaagaaggagaagagtcACGAGAAGGAGAAATGTGAATGAGCCATAAAACTGGGaagataaaaattgataaagaaTTCATTTGACTTAGTTACAGTAGTCTTCATATATGACTTGAAAGATAGATATACTGTAGCAAATATCTTGGATAACTtttatttgactaatccaatgtaaatGAAATTTGAGGggcattatttaaattataactttCACTGATATTTGATTAAACCAATGCCAGAGCTCCTATGTTGGCAGAaaacatattttagaataaacTCGCGAAAGTTATTGGTTTATCTTAAATGACTTTGAATTGTCactatttttgtaaattatcgAATATTAAAGGCTTCTAAAGCTACTGAGCAAGGAAAAATATAGTCAAAGTCATTTTATGGGGAGAGTATTTTGTAAGATATAGTGTCTGCAAGtcttaagattgtaaatattatttttttattttgatattattgtGTTATCTTATgattaatattagatatagtgtTAAAATGTGTAAACACATcacattcatttaaaaaaaatatgagatctactattaactAGTGGAGGAGATACGAGatttatagatttttaaaaaaaataatgctcaAAACTTACATGTTGTACAAAATACAAACCAATTCCGATAATCTTAggacctcgtttgttttcgaagatgagatgagatgagattaaagttaaaaaattgaataaaatattattagagtatattgtttaatattatttttattttagaatttgaaaaagttgaattatttattttattttgtattaaaagttgaaaaaattataataattagataatatgagatgagatgagatgagatattttttcaaaacaaacgagaccttattTACGTGGGATTGCATCCCAAGAGTCTTTTACTCGTAAACGACGGTTCGAGACTTCGAGTTATAATTAACTATTACGTCCAAACTTTCAAATCGTGTCAATAAGTTTCTTCCCAAAATTGGCCATGCCCGTCGGACAAAAATACAACCCAGTGCCACAAATCCCTGCCTATCCCGCCGGCGAATTTCAGTCTTTTCACCGCGCACTTCAAAACTACTCCAACTCTTTTGATTTTGGAGCCCAagtacccctctctctctctctctctctctctctctcaaccatAGAGAACAGGCACAACAACAATGCTGCACGAGCTTCTATTGGCGCTCTTGGGCTACACAGGCGATCTCATTATCGAAGAGCGAGATCACCACAAATCCTCTCTGGCACCCGATTCCGACGACGTACCTTTCAAGCTCGCTCCCGATATCTCCTTCATCGAACCCAGTGACCGGTCACAAAAACTTTCTAAACCTCAATTCCTCAAAACTACTTCCGTATCTGACACATTCATATTTAACGTTTGCTTTCCTGTGGTTGCAGGGAGCTTATTGAGAGGATTATTACCTTGGGGTTTTACTACAGGGAGCTCGATCGCTTCTCGACCAAGTCTCGTAATCTAAGCTGGATAAGATCCGCGAATCCTTCTCCTTCGCCGAGGGATTCCGAGTTTCCTTCGTCGCAAGTGATACCGAGCGTCTACCGCAGAGCCATTGCCAATGGCATTGTGGAAATACTGGCGGTCTACAGGTCCGCTGTGCTCCACATTGAGCAGAAATTGTTGGCAGAAACCGTCCCCATCTTGGCAACTGTGACTCAGGGCCTCAATAAGGTCCTTTCCGaaacatatttctttttcttttcaatcatcttctaaatttttataaataatccTGATtgcgattttttttattttattatagttttttgttcttttaccGCCTCTATATGAGCTTGTTCTGGAGATCGAGCGTGATGACATCCGTGGAGGTCAGCTGCTTAACCTCTTACAAAAGCGGTGCCACTGCGGAGTGCCTGAGTTGCAGACTTGCATTCAAAGGTATAGTCTTTTTTTGTCTCTCACTTTTTTGCAAGTAGATTAGTTATTATTTGTTTCGCCATGAAGATAAATGTGTTAAGGTTTATAGTACGTTTTTCCTATTCTGATGAATGCAttgaaataatattcatatttcCATAACTTAGATATATGAATCATATCTTATGTAGTATCTATAGTGAGAAAAAGCAGCTCATTTATGGACTTGCAAACTGAATGCTGAGCTGATTATTATGTTCTTTTATCAATTATTGTATGTCGGAAGCATAGGCTTCTTTGGCATGGGCATCAGATCATGTATAATCAACTTGCGTCATGGATGGTTTATGGGATTCTTCAAGATCAGCATGGAGAATTTTTCATTAGAAGGTAACAACAAAATATAATCTTCCTCTGATTGCATTTGGTTGGAAATTATATACCTGAAAACGATTCTATGGTTTTCCTACTTTGTAGGCAGGAGGATAGGGAATCTCTTCCAGACATGTCTGAGAAGTTGGCACGCTTATCAACTGATGATGCATCTTTAACAGATTGGCACATgggttttcatatttctttggTATGATTAAACTTTGTAGCTGGCtgtgtttgtgttatttttttttataagtaaacgattttattaaataataagacAACTAGAGTGTTATGGAATGAGGTGTTCAGCAGATTAGAgttagcttgggttatgcccgcGATAGTGGTTGCACTTTGTCTAGCTGGACAAATTTAAGAGGCATTCAACAAATTaaagctgtgtggaagatggttcctatctGCATTCtgtggtgtttgtggcaggagcgcaatgattggacgtttgaagacaaggagagatcaATAGAGGAACTAAAAGCATTTTTTATTAGAAGTCTATGTACATGGGCTATAgctgtagactttaatggcctcgatttacatgattttcttgtctctattGTGTCCACATAGATAGGGCATACTTTGTATATCTCCTTGTGTTTGTGTTATTACTCACATGAAAATCACCGCCTGATTAGTATATTGGCTAGATCTTCCACTTTCTCAATGTAATCTGCTTTTCAATAacaccgataaaaaaaaaaaaatctgcttttCAATAACACTAACAATTGTCGTGTCTGTTCTGGTCTAACCAATAACGGTTAGAGTATAAGACATGAAGTTTATGATACTATGCTGCAGATGTCATTGCTGTTTTTGTTGTTTAGATTTCCTTTATATGTTGCAAAGAGATTATTTTGCACAACTATAGTTTGTGTTGGGCTACACAATGAGCAATCATAACTGATCGTGAGAGCCTTGTGTATGACTTTAAGTTTGTAAAGCATTTTTACTCGTTAATGATCACCAAGTATCTTGCTCTTCAGATTGGCTATACTGCACAAGCTTTGGACTTTCTTTGCCTACGGATCCTAAGGACGTTTATATCAGCTAACTTGTGCATTCTAAATGCTGTCACATGTTTcgatattttattctataaatgTTGATGTGGCTATGACTATGCTATACACGACAGTAAATTTTGTCTAAGGAAAGGACACTGCAGCTCATGCACCTATAAATATGATGCACGAAGAGTGCATGCTTCTTATGCTgcatttacacaaaatatatgtgTCACGTCCCGAAGACTTGAAGGAGGCGTTGTGACTATTGtagaaataatattgttttgtttcccttttttctGCCTTTATCAGTTTTTCGTGTCGTAAGTTTTCATTTTAATGCACTGATCTTTGGAACTTTATTGGTTTTCCGAGTTGGTCaatcttttatgttattttgcaGGATATGCTGCCGGAGTATATCCATATGGGTGTTGCAGAGTCAGTTCTTTTTGCTGGTAAAGCAATCAGGGTGCTTCGAAATCCAAGCCCTGCTTTTAGGTTTCGGGATGCTGTTTATCATCTGCAGATGCCTAGAGGCTCTCAGAAAATTCAAGGATTTACTGGCCTCTTTTCCTTCCATAAGGAGCCTCTCATGGATAGTAAACTGATCGGAGAAGAATTGCTTCCACAATCTGAGGCTGATAAGATTGAAGCTATGCTTCTAGACCTAAAGGTTTGTTGCACTGTGGTACCCCTAACATTCACATTGTGTGCAACCTGTCTTTTGAGAGAGGTTTGGACTATATTTGTTTACTGCACCAAATAATGTACTTCTGAACTCTAGTTTTTGTACTGACTTATACATGCTTTCTAATGCACAATGTTTCTGTGCCACACTTAAAATTCAGATATCAAAGGTAAAGAGCCTGGTTCATTTTGTGCAGGAATCATCTGAGTTTCACAAAAGATCATTTGAGTGTGCTGTAGACTCTATTCGGGCTATCGCGGCCAGTCATCTTTGGCAGGTCTGAGGGTGACAGAAATTTggttctttatcttttttaaccATCTTTCTGAAATATTTTATCCATTTCTGCAGCTTGTGGTTGTACGCGCTGACTTGATTGGACATCTGAAGGCCCTAAAAGACTATTTTCTTTTAGCAAAAGGAGACTTCTTCCAGGTAAATGATGGACAATagctaaatcttttttttttttccttcccttctGCACTTTTGAAAAAGTTTCATGGGTATTATTTATGCTATTAATTTCATGATGAGAAGGTTAACTCCTGCTCACTAGTCCCTATCTCAACTATTTTTACCTATATCATAGGAAAATCACACTTTACCCCCCCAACTGAATTAACACTCTTCTATAATATGACCACTAAACTATCAAAGTTATTGTCTAGCCTCCTAATTTAAAACTTAAGTTGGAATTTATCCTCTCATTAATATCTGATCCTTAAGATAGAAAAATGTGGGGTGGGGTGGCATGGCATGATCTTAAAATTGGGTGGAAGGACATGTACAGGTTTTTGTAGACAATGTATGAGTTTCTCTGTTACATAATGAAACGTGATACTTAAATCTTGTGTAGGATATGATTGCCATTGGTAAATTCTTTATTTAATGGTCAAACACACCCTACCAATTTTGCACATTGACTTGTGGAATACCTTATGtacttttatcatatttaaaatgtaaaactaATAAGTATGAACATTGCTACAAATGATAAATGATGGTAGAAGTTTAGCCTAGTTTCCCTGTTCTATGGCCGAATTGTTGGTGTTTATAAATATAGattgtatttgaaaaatttgtggtTGAATGTAGGTTACAGTCCATGTGGAACAAAAACTATACCGatgcatatagatatataaatgtCAATTAAATTCTGTGTACATCCagttttctaataaaaaattatttttccagtGCTTTCTTGAGGAGAGTCGCCAGTTGATGCGTTTACCTCCTCGCCAGTCAACTGCTGAAGCTGATCTCATGGTCCCATTTCAGTTGGTAAGTTAGCATGAGATGACTTATGATGAATAAGATTATACCCATTAATGTAGCTGAAGTGTCTATTGTTTCAGcttgcttattttttaaatttactaccaatttttggaaagaaattaattGGTACTACCTGCCATGCAGGCTTCATTGAAGACTATCAGTGAGGAAGATAAATACTTTTCTAGAGTATCCTTGCGGTTAGATCCaatattgattatttttccTGTGATTTACCTGAAAGCTTGACTGTATGGCCCTTTTGCTACCAGTCATATCACTTAATTGCAGAGTTTGATTAACATCATTTACTCATTGACACATCTGATTCTACTAGGATGCCTTCATTTGGATTCACAGTCAAATCCTCCCCAGTAGATGTGCTGAAGACAAAAGATTATGCTGATGGAAACTCAAGTTCTGCTTTGTCGAATGCTTCTTCAGAAATATCCCTTGATGGTTGGGATGGTATTGCCCTTGAATACTCAGTTGATTGGCCCTTAGAGTTGTTCTTTACCCAAGAAGTGCTCTCAAAGTAAGATCCTACTGATCCCGGCACTCGTGGATGCTTtcctttgtttgttttgattttaccTGCAAAAATAATTGCTATTGTGAAACTGCTAACTGATACTCTCACACACATGTTAATAACGAGTGTGCTCCAGGTATCGCAGGGTCTTCCAATATTTGCTGCGGCTTAAGCGAACACAAATGGAGCTGGAGAAATCATGGGCTTCTGTGATGCATCAAGATCACACAGATTTTGCCAAACATAGGAATGACCGCGTAAATTGCCCAGTAGCTCAGCAGCGAAGGCAACGGTTTAGACCAATGTGGCGTGTTAGAGAACATATGGCATTTCTGATCAGAAACCTTCAATTTTATATCCAGGTCATTATCGGTACCTCTGATAGTTTCATGTCTATATGTTGCTCTATGCAGAAATCGGAACAAACCTTTTCATGTTTTTGCTAAGTTGTTTGTTCAATATATGCCGGATCATGGTGTGGTATAGGCTGATACAAGGATACAACATCTGATCCTGATCCATGTATGACGTGCTAAGTGAATATAAAAGAATGCATCATATTTAATGTCTCAAGTATCAGATGATATTTTGATGTTAAAAACCTATTTGGGGTATCCTGGTATTTTTTGCCAACCATAGCACGTTACTAGAAAATAAAGGAGCATGAATAAGTAGGACTTTGGGTTTATCAACTCAAATTTGTTGTCTCAACTGCTTTCTACATCAATATGCTGCTAAGTTGCTTTTGATTGGTTAACTGATTGAATTGCTGTTGATTTTTACTCCTTGCACAGTTGCACATCAGTTCATAGTGCTTTTGAATAATGTGGAGGCCCAAGTGTCCAGTTCTTATTTGGTAACTGTTTATACAAACAAAAGGGTTCAGTAAACCATATATTTTCATCTCTTCTTTGAAGCAATGTGTGTTCTAAATTATGAATGTTGCGATTTTTCTATGCTCATTGATCATCTGTATACTCTGTTTGCCTtctaaaaatttcaatttttttattccagGTGGACGTTATAGAATCTCAATGGAATGTTTTGCAAGCCCATATTCAAGATTCTCATGATTTTACTGAACTTGTGGcttttcatcaagagtaagtaAAATGAATGGTT belongs to Juglans regia cultivar Chandler chromosome 8, Walnut 2.0, whole genome shotgun sequence and includes:
- the LOC109008088 gene encoding gamma-tubulin complex component 4 homolog isoform X1, with amino-acid sequence MLHELLLALLGYTGDLIIEERDHHKSSLAPDSDDVPFKLAPDISFIEPSDRELIERIITLGFYYRELDRFSTKSRNLSWIRSANPSPSPRDSEFPSSQVIPSVYRRAIANGIVEILAVYRSAVLHIEQKLLAETVPILATVTQGLNKFFVLLPPLYELVLEIERDDIRGGQLLNLLQKRCHCGVPELQTCIQRLLWHGHQIMYNQLASWMVYGILQDQHGEFFIRRQEDRESLPDMSEKLARLSTDDASLTDWHMGFHISLDMLPEYIHMGVAESVLFAGKAIRVLRNPSPAFRFRDAVYHLQMPRGSQKIQGFTGLFSFHKEPLMDSKLIGEELLPQSEADKIEAMLLDLKESSEFHKRSFECAVDSIRAIAASHLWQLVVVRADLIGHLKALKDYFLLAKGDFFQCFLEESRQLMRLPPRQSTAEADLMVPFQLASLKTISEEDKYFSRVSLRMPSFGFTVKSSPVDVLKTKDYADGNSSSALSNASSEISLDGWDGIALEYSVDWPLELFFTQEVLSKYRRVFQYLLRLKRTQMELEKSWASVMHQDHTDFAKHRNDRVNCPVAQQRRQRFRPMWRVREHMAFLIRNLQFYIQVDVIESQWNVLQAHIQDSHDFTELVAFHQEYLSALISQSFLDIGSVSRILDGIMKLCLQFCWNIENQENSSNTSALEHITEEFNKKSNSLYTILRSSRLAGSQRAPFLRRFLLRLNFNSFFEATARGVLNVVRPRPALPVLDPQ
- the LOC109008088 gene encoding gamma-tubulin complex component 4 homolog isoform X3, which encodes MLHELLLALLGYTGDLIIEERDHHKSSLAPDSDDVPFKLAPDISFIEPSDRELIERIITLGFYYRELDRFSTKSRNLSWIRSANPSPSPRDSEFPSSQVIPSVYRRAIANGIVEILAVYRSAVLHIEQKLLAETVPILATVTQGLNKFFVLLPPLYELVLEIERDDIRGGQLLNLLQKRCHCGVPELQTCIQRLLWHGHQIMYNQLASWMVYGILQDQHGEFFIRRQEDRESLPDMSEKLARLSTDDASLTDWHMGFHISLDMLPEYIHMGVAESVLFAGKAIRVLRNPSPAFRFRDAVYHLQMPRGSQKIQGFTGLFSFHKEPLMDSKLIGEELLPQSEADKIEAMLLDLKESSEFHKRSFECAVDSIRAIAASHLWQLVVVRADLIGHLKALKDYFLLAKGDFFQCFLEESRQLMRLPPRQSTAEADLMVPFQLASLKTISEEDKYFSRVSLRMPSFGFTVKSSPVDVLKTKDYADGNSSSALSNASSEISLDGWDGIALEYSVDWPLELFFTQEVLSKYRRVFQYLLRLKRTQMELEKSWASVMHQDHTDFAKHRNDRVNCPVAQQRRQRFRPMWRVREHMAFLIRNLQFYIQIMVWYRLIQGYNI
- the LOC109008088 gene encoding gamma-tubulin complex component 4 homolog isoform X2; this encodes MLHELLLALLGYTGDLIIEERDHHKSSLAPDSDDVPFKLAPDISFIEPSDRELIERIITLGFYYRELDRFSTKSRNLSWIRSANPSPSPRDSEFPSSQVIPSVYRRAIANGIVEILAVYRSAVLHIEQKLLAETVPILATVTQGLNKFFVLLPPLYELVLEIERDDIRGGQLLNLLQKRCHCGVPELQTCIQRLLWHGHQIMYNQLASWMVYGILQDQHGEFFIRRQEDRESLPDMSEKLARLSTDDASLTDWHMGFHISLDMLPEYIHMGVAESVLFAGKAIRVLRNPSPAFRFRDAVYHLQMPRGSQKIQGFTGLFSFHKEPLMDSKLIGEELLPQSEADKIEAMLLDLKESSEFHKRSFECAVDSIRAIAASHLWQLVVVRADLIGHLKALKDYFLLAKGDFFQCFLEESRQLMRLPPRQSTAEADLMVPFQLASLKTISEEDKYFSRVSLRMPSFGFTVKSSPVDVLKTKDYADGNSSSALSNASSEISLDGWDGIALEYSVDWPLELFFTQEVLSKYRRVFQYLLRLKRTQMELEKSWASVMHQDHTDFAKHRNDRVNCPVAQQRRQRFRPMWRVREHMAFLIRNLQFYIQVDVIESQWNVLQAHIQDSHDFTELVAFHQECFCLQLNVSVILNLPTVLLEYRKPRKQFEYICTGTYNRGI